In the Nothobranchius furzeri strain GRZ-AD chromosome 1, NfurGRZ-RIMD1, whole genome shotgun sequence genome, CGGAGGTGCGCCACAACCTCACCACCCCCTTCCTCcttgtctcacagcaatcagaggTATGGTGCGTGTTGGTGcgcgccaagcccccacaatgccgctcagaaaatggtcccatcccggaagtaagaaaaattgcagttccaccctcatccgctgggggctggtgccagaagcgagcaaatcctcattgactcccatgttaaaaatgccgatttcacagcagaaataaacatgtttacagcctggtgccaaaacatgttttttgtctaaattatctagtttatactcatgacaactctgaggggggtgaatttttttctcactcttctgtttaagtgtattgaaagcctaaaattctgtataattaatgagcatccgacacacgtgaccgccgcctcagacccacgtgaccacagagctagctccgtggaaaggcctcagtacagcctcggtctggcttggaaactgctccggcattttgagtctctgtgtttgtgtattcttctttggatattattggtgcaattgttggacaaaatgacttgcagtggtattaattgcactaatagagcgtccaaggagtctccacttcatttttttcggtaagttaaaatctatattcgtattttatgtcactgccacctttaaactagctgagtttaccgaagtagctagctaactatcagtttaacatgtagcatgtactgtttaaccatgaaatttaaatgtaaaatacggtaaaataattaatagggcatatttagatgggtaatagggtaaaacccagtgcatttaagataaaaatgggttgaaatatgacggagcgctaagagggagacttctgtgtccattcttccatccggtaatccccagcggtcaggccgggcagcctgaccgatccggcgcctacttgctgcgcctagctgctgcgcggtctgaccgctcgtggagtttttcatgtctgactttaaccgcatctaatactgtattacggcgtgagcgcaacagcgacaacttaatatcgatgtgtaagcagcctgagtggtagggtgttttcatctgaaccctccagcaggctatgctgcactattgacgtgttagcgcgcggcgctaacaacttagcaacgtgacatgtctctgagaaagcgtaaaacacggacgcttcttctgaagcggaaaataacacctcttcttaagcagagcaggatgtcgcctcggctcgttcacggccgagccggactgagctcgataacattgaccaagcacagccactgggccgttgtagctgccaccaggcctgctgaaggaactccagcgggtttcatcagactcgtaaagtttcttgtttttgctgggcatttctgtattttaccgctccctcctgcagtcttcccctattaaaatttaaaatgtgtaactttatgtattgtgatgaatgactaatattcatgttaaactgaaacgttaggcatttagggggaaaaaacaaaataataaacattatacagatgtcaaataaatcaaactgtaattaaactatatattttcaaagtcatatagacagcatgatggtttgtgtgatccgtgcggtttcacttacacccctttaatgatcaggctgttttttattatttttatcagctgatagcagttaaaattatggtaaaaaataattttatctgtttttgataacttaatgcccaggaaaagcatcttcctgggcattaaatataacccaaatgttttattatgagcagatctgatgaaggtttagacaagcagtctgcaaagtaaaacttgtagagtccaaactcttactaaagcttttgaaaagaaaaaatggttgaattttgagaaatatccacaacaggggagcgagacctctgaaaaatgtatattttctctgaattcatagaataatgtgaagattctgggaaaagttgggattctgagattaaaacgtaaatctttctaatcataattctggcagtttttgtgtccttctgctgtggaaagtcgtgcaacatgaagatactgagaagatgcttacaacctgtatttttattccatccataaataaaatcatgagctatttttttaatccaaatttgatccaaagggccatcgttggttccagacccgttctagaacattcctctaatcttaaagtcatcatcagtttcttccttttaacaaatatttatttgttcaaatatttaatatttataactggaatatttgttcctccctctcccactgcagttagtcctgtcctgcaaccctgtttttgcagcttagtgaagccaaccatcactaacctgggggtggttttggacccagagatgcggatggactcccacattagccaggtggttagatcctgcttttcccggctttgccagctaccaaagatgaagtccatcctgaaagacgtgtcatattttctccccaagctggacctgaccgtcatgtatcggtccaaaatagtgtgatgatattgtgtttttgtacataacagactttttaacagacaaatttgtcgcattctcctacacctcttcacgggctcgccacagtaaatattctatttggcaagagataaactttattgtatttatcctagtgaatctaattaaacgggtaaactagtagtagcacatccaacatcaaagaaagtaaaatgttactatcaggagagggagaatgtttaagtggttagcagcagtgtgctagccgatggccccctccatgaggccaccacaactcagcagaacatcattgtagcttcttctggggagaaaaacacttggagaaaaaataaagttaacagctgaaatagcaggaaataatacagttcaagagcagattgtagaagaaagaaacccctgggttaaactggtctgtctactgcataatgctgaactctaacatgtgtcctcagggaaggacctgattggtgtccagaacctgttgaagaagcaccaggctctgcaggctgagatcacaggtcatgaacctcgcatcaaggctgtcacccagaaaggagagaccatggtggaggaaggtagagcaggtctggtcctgacatgtttctgaggtgtctgcaggttctggctcactttttttgggtccaggtcacttcgctggtgaggaggtgaagactaagctgtcagagcttcatggacattgggacacgctaaaggccaaggcgtcccagaggaggcaggacctggaggactctgcaggcccagcagtactttgcggatgctaatgaggccgagtcctggatgagggagaaggagcccatcgttggaagtccagactaagggaaagacgaggacttggccgaggtatggaagtcccttcctgagaaactccaatcgcttttctttgctctctttccagtccttcataattagtgtttctgtatttgtcatttccttcgggtGTCTACCAGatgtcgttgctcgtttgagcgtctcatgggttaggggtagaagtgctggcctcgcacaggaagtgatgacaaacgtgttcccggcgctcttatttcaaacggtttacaagctgtgatgtgtgttcccgctgcagagcagccatgacacgtggcagccggcagaaggctcacgcttttccactaaacacccgcagagctgcgtctgcggtgaactgagcagggtttgttttacagtggcggatccgattggaccatcgctgcgagaaagctccacttgtgtcagacgagctgaaggttctgatgttctgctccacaggctctcctgaagaagcacgaggccctgatgtcggacctgtcggcttatggcagcagcatccaggccctgaaggagcaggcccagtcctgcagggtgagttcagagccctcggcccgtcagaacattcttatccaccacgttctaacaccagacctgttaacccgacagcaacaaggtgatcagcaggtgcttttgtcctgcaggacctgaaggccaacgagtcccgcctgagggacatcaacacggtggcatctgaactggagtcagaaggtctgatggctgaggaggctcctatggttcaggctcaggtgagcgtcacctgtctgcagcagctggtccctctcacttcctggtttaactctgctcgtctctgtttgtagcaacaagaacatctgggttctgctcctggaaaggtgcgtgttgtcctccgcctccaccagaaccagacgtggtgtttatgttaccactcatttgtttgtttacaggatgaagctgactctaacacggcgtcaccctggaaggtgagttcattcagctgatcagaggtcacctctgatggccgcagtcacggccgaccgtgctgacatcacacaggaattcaggtgacccggcaggcaccaggttttggtgaaagtggggacatgtcagctggttgccatggctagttatctttatgcatctgtatgactgctgactggtgtgtgtttcctgtgacctttgacctcagaccgtacggttgggcgttcagacgacggctaactttaattccatcaaggtaagaggaagctcttcccttcctgtctgagcgatccgtctccaggtttcttcgtccggcgtccagcccgctggcgtccaccttcatctcaccttcatctcatctcacttcatttatagtgcaatactttcacattatcattttcccacacttctgtatacctgtattttgttgtttttcaataaagaatgacaaattatttaagtttggtttttgttgcacacaaatatatatctgtaaaaaatatctacaaagctaatgtttacataacaagtatgattgggttttgcaatacggcactcaagtttattttagtaagattttcaaaccaagtaaagttagtaaagaacacatttctattgtctgctaagaaactgttgggatttaaaatgggcctgttgtacaaataacttgtaaatgattattcctcacttttgtcttaaccaaagaaattccagtaattgagcaaaaacatttatttttaacactacagtttataaaacagggcgcaaagtgtcggcacatgtatgtatgtcgatggtctgccccaaccaaaccaagagacacagacgtcagggaggccaaggttgtctctgcagctctctgggcaccacgcctcactcagctgtctccaatgatccaaatggctatggaggaaaaaataacaggtttggcctagctgtttaaagtacaaaaccattcatgaagtggtcaagacaagtacttggaacttacacgctgcgttgtgtagctgacgttggagacacacaggctgccatggtgaccttttaatagatctaagaaaaaaatgtaataaaagaatgaaacttaaaaactcccagacctcatgtcatatttactcatcagctatggctgatttgtttggatcacagtgagttacactaattctaatatatttttatttctattatacatacatactttttaactgttattttcacatgactgttatcaggctctcttgttctggttctgatgataactctgtgtcttccagtaagttatcttgtgcttacttcatctgtataatgtctctttacttttggtaaattgtactgagtccagaataaaggctagttggctgtacaagatacaaacaagtattacgttttggaaatatatgaaacaccgccagcatctgttagagcctgtggcggggtgctgagggccggctccagcccaggaatgagctctacacgccggctgggagggtttgaaacaccgccatcctctcctctgctggctgtaaattctgttatggttaccggtgcttgtgttgcaatgtgaaacgcttggtctcagattttgtaagaaagataataaaatgtccccccaaaatacgacttaaatatattttctcttcttcatgatacatttaatggctggtgcgactcaggagtgatagcgccaaaaaaaaactactgaaaacttgctcaaagcaaaatgttttcattacggaaataaattataaacttaccgatttaaaacttttttaatacaggtacttctcacgaacaggcgcagaaaacctccacctaaactccgtgtaaggttcaggtcgatgggtgttccagttagctccggttgggttgaagctaggtggctacatccgttagctcggctcccacctccgctttagctttgggttagccagggttagcttcaggttagctcgtagctagttcgcctgggtgtcgtcactcgagcccagccttacagccacaccctcagcgcctcctctcttcccttttatggaattgtctgggctggacggaacctgtgacacggtcaaaatggcggtggtggacacctcccattatggacagataacgtgaaattgaagcctatggaatcgaattgtccagtatatgtacagtctatggtgcgCGCGTACCACATGCGCACATTTTGCAGTCTTTTAGCGGCTCTAGAGCCTGCAGGTACAGTCTGTGTCATTCTCTCCGGCTCCTGCAGGAGGGAGTCGGCTCCTATCGGTCACATCAACGAGCTGGCTCTGAGAGCCATTTTGTTCGCGACAGACATGTCACTATAACCATCCACAGGGTGGGAATTGGCTGCATGTAACTGTTACCATAGGTTTCATGTTATTTGGATACCAAATGACAAATCACATGTATGCCATTCCACATTATATTCTCACCTATATTGTCTTCAACAGATGCCATTGGTGAACTCAGCCTGAGGCAGTTGCCATGCTTGCTCCCTCCAACTGCTTACAAACTCGGCCGTGGCCACAGTGCTATAATGGTTCGCCACACCATTGAAGAATGTAACTTGGCCTTCATCGACCATAAACCTGTAAGTCTTCCAGTACATCTAAAGGCAAACTTTTATCTTTTCATTAACATATACCTGTTATTCTTTGGCTCATGAATGTGTGTGCGcagacgcacacgcacgcgcgcgcacacacacacacgcacgcatatccAAATTTGTTATTCTATACCTCCAAATATTGTCAAGTCATCTACAAGCTTGTGTTGGTCACTTTAAAAACATCTTATGCTTTTAAAACAAGGCTGCAGTGCCACTGAATGATCGCCTCGTTGCCACACCATACTGACTCAGAAGTTAACATATTTATATGTTAACACTTTTGTGTTTTAATCCATTCAGACCTTGctgtatggttttggtccattagaagtagaattataaacatttaaagtttcctctgtgtcagaaccGCATTAGAATCCAGATTTTTCTCCGGATTAAACAGGGGATGAATATCGGTATCAGCCGAAGGTAGTCATTTTTTTTACATATcgatatcggttcgataaataaaaccgggccgatattaacaaccaatattttttccatcttgtctccatttgtttgcctgtttcagagagtgaggggggggggggggatgtgtgattgtttagtcatgtgaacagtgaatgaaatcatctcagaactgtaaatgtgtgtgtggtgtgtacataacgtaaattcagctttaaaaattttcattctatacaaaatctgattttagaagcattaatgccagtatattggtatcggcaaatatcggttatcggccataacagtgatgttAATATCGGATATTGGCATCGGCCCAAAatttttcatatcggtgcatcactagattaaactaacaggactccctcagcaaacgtcacttggtttggcaaaacaaaaataaaatctcacaaaaatgactctaaaagtcCAAATTATATATGTGTAAAAAATTGGAACAAGTTTCTATTgtatttctctaaacattggttcctGGGAGTCTTTAACCTGCattttgctctttaaatatttctTGTGAGGACCAGGAAAATGCTTGTCATAATGTCTTTTTTTATTCTGCTGTACTAGTTAAATGATAAATAACCTTTATTTGATATAGCATCTTATAGAGCCctgaacccccaaggcactttacaacacagtcattcacccattcacaaacacattcacacactgggtagccatagctgccctggtgCGTACTGacaaaggcgggggggggggggggggggggggggttgttaagtgtcttgcccaaggacacaatgacagcgataaactgagcggggcttaaacacgcaacctttcgattacggggcaagcacttaactcctgtgccactgtcacccaGTTGACGTTGGTAGACATTTGTTCCTTACTCACGCATTCCTTctcatctgtttttttttatgctttctttctctgttttttaGCCTGGAACTAACATGGTGGAATACCTCCACGAGGCCAAGGCCACAAGACCATTCCCCTATGTGCTGACATTGGGAAATGATACGCAGCATGTGTCTCAGGCCTTTGTCATCATTGCTGGTCAGGCTGTGGAACATGACACACTGCTTCAGGCCGTCGATGCCTGCTTCaaggcattctttattttagacaTTGAATACCCGAGGCAATGTGAACACGTCTGGAAATTCCTGCAAACGCTGCATAACGCTACACCACCGTCTATGAAATCCCAGGAGGGGAGTCGAAACTAGTAAAGTTTCTGCAGAGTAGAATACGTGCTAGCAAAAGAAGCAAATAGGTATTTGTAAAATGTACTCTTGACCATTTAAATGTTGTTTAGCACTGAGTTACATGTATTTCAGTGTACATTGTTGCAGTTCTTGATGTGAAGTGATTAGAACTTTTATATTGTTTACATTTATATGAATAAATT is a window encoding:
- the LOC139070592 gene encoding spectrin alpha chain, non-erythrocytic 1-like isoform X1, which encodes MSDLSAYGSSIQALKEQAQSCRDLKANESRLRDINTVASELESEGLMAEEAPMVQAQQQEHLGSAPGKVRVVLRLHQNQTWCLCYHSFVCLQDEADSNTASPWKVSSFS
- the LOC139070592 gene encoding spectrin alpha chain, non-erythrocytic 1-like isoform X2, whose product is MSDLSAYGSSIQALKEQAQSCRDLKANESRLRDINTVASELESEGLMAEEAPMVQAQQQEHLGSAPGKDEADSNTASPWKVSSFS
- the LOC107396593 gene encoding uncharacterized protein, yielding MQDTAVYRAKCIRDNNWTIYQILQEFPHLMSKGMDFLILHGDASSKLFETWLPIYAEKILYLSRREGKLISSLDGLTQDAIGELSLRQLPCLLPPTAYKLGRGHSAIMVRHTIEECNLAFIDHKPPGTNMVEYLHEAKATRPFPYVLTLGNDTQHVSQAFVIIAGQAVEHDTLLQAVDACFKAFFILDIEYPRQCEHVWKFLQTLHNATPPSMKSQEGSRN